The DNA sequence TCGATGACAAGGTCAAACGCTTTGGCCAGCGCCCGATCGAGGATCGGTATCGCGCCCTGGTGCTCGACGGGGTCTACCTCTCGGTCAAGAAGGCCCAAGGCGCCGATGACCGACCGCTCTTGGTGGCCTACGGCATCGACGAGAACCTGCGCCGCGAGGTGATCGACTTCCGTCTAGCGCCCAGCGAGTCCCAGGGCAGACGCATCTCATTTCTGAACCTTCGGCGTTTCCTGGCTCACGGCGTGTGTGGCGGTCCTTGGGGGCACTTGATCGTGC is a window from the Verrucomicrobiota bacterium genome containing:
- a CDS encoding transposase, with the translated sequence MEDRYRALVLDGVYLSVKKAQGADDRPLLVAYGIDENLRREVIDFRLAPSESQGRRISFLNLRRFLAHGVCGGPWGHLIV